The Yersinia entomophaga nucleotide sequence CGCTATTAAAAATTAACTATTTATTTACCTGCCCATAAGAATGCGAGCTTTAGGCGGAATTATTTGTCTAAAAGTGCCATTTTCTCCCAAAAATAATAACTGTTTTTTGATGAAAAAATAATTCTGGCGATGGGAATTTCTGCATAAATAATAATTCAGGCGCTGAGATGTCTATTTATTAAGCGCACAGTTTATATAACTCGGTGCTTTATATAACTCGGCGCTTATAGAACATACAGCGATAAAAATGAGGATAGATAAATGTAGGGTAAAAAAACGGCGAACCCATAGGATTCGCCGTCGCTTGATGAGATAGCAGTTTTCAGAACTGGAACAAAGCTATTAGTTTTTTGCCCAGTAACGACGCTTGGCCGCTTGCAACTTCTCATAGGCTCCCAACAGCGCCTGATGTGCCGGTAATGCTTTCAAATCAGGATCGATGCTAAACAGCCCGTGGAAGCGAACTTCGCCACAAAGGGCGGCAGAAGCGGCATCCACAGCATCTTGACCGTACATTTTCATGAATGCGCCATGATATTGGGCAGGATCGCGATCCGGCTCTTGAGTCAGCAGCAGCAAGGTTTGCAGGCAACGGTAATAGTTAGCCTGTTCAGGAGTAAATACGGAGGCGTTGAAATCCTGCGTCCACTCAACCCAAATCAACGCTTGCTCCAAATCACCACCGGCTAGCGCCAGCATGGATTTCAGCTCGCCAACGCGCAGGGTATACCAGCCGTTGTCTTTCCCAGAGGCGATGCCCAGCAGTTCACGAACGCGGGCAAAATCATCCAGACCTTCGTCGTCCAGCTGTTCGATCAATTGCAGATACTGCTCTGGCTTCCACTCGGTGCCTGGCAACGCCAGCAGAGTGTCACGCAGATGTACGCCCATAGTGTTATTGGCCATCAGCAAATCTTCTGCCGGATAGATGTCGGACATACCCGGTACCAGAATACGGCAGGCGTAAACGCCCAAATGCTCATAATCTGCAATGTAAACTTCAGCATCTTCCTGTTTGAAGATCGCCATCAGCGTAGCGAATTCTTCTTCGGTTGTGCCGCTGAAATTCCAGTCAACGAACGGATAGTCTGCGTCCTGCTTGAACATATCCCAGCTAATTAAACCGCTGGAATCGATAAAGTGAGTTTCCAGATTGGTGTGTTCGGCCACTTCTTCGTCATCGAAGGTTGGAGCGGTGAAAACATCCAAATCTTTCAGGCTGCGGCCTTGCAACAATTCGGTCACGGTGCGCTCCAGCGCTACGCCGAAGTCAGGATGCGCGCCGAATGAAGCAAAACAAGTTCCGTTAGAAGGGTTGAATAAGACGACGCAAATAACCGGGTAAGCGCCGCCCAAAGAGGCGTCATAAGAAAGGATTGGGAAACCTTCCTCTTCCAGTTTTGCAATGGCTTCAACTACGCCAGGGTAGCGGTTCAGCACCTCTTGCGGGATTTCGGGCAGGCTGATGGATTCCGCAATAATGCGGTTTTTCACATAGCGTTCGAAAACTTCTGACAAACCTTGGACACGTGCTTCATTGGCGGTATTACCAGCAGACATACCATTAGACACATAAAGATTTCCTATGATATTCATAGGAATATATACTGTCTCCAGGTCAGATTGACGGGTAAAGGGCAGGGAACAGATTCCGCGCTCAACGTTACCTGACTGTAAGTCCACCAGATCATTGGCATTTAGCTCTTTGTCTGGGTCATAAAAAGCGTGCAGCCGGGCATCGAGAATGCCTTGTGGCAGGGAGCCATCAGCCGGAATAGGGAACCACTTCTCATTGGGATAATGAACGAACTCACCGTTGGCGATTTCTTTACCCAAATAAAAATCAGCGAAGAAATAGTTAGTTGATAAACGCTCAAAATATTCACCCAGAGCGGAGGCCAGTGCGGCCTTTTTGCTCGCGCCTTTGCCGTTGGTAAAACACAGCGGACAGTCGCGATCGCGGATATGCACTGACCAAACATGAGGAACCGGATTGAGCCAGGAAGCTTCTTCAATATTAAAACCGAGATCGCTCAGTTTTTGCTGAAAACGGGAAATGGAGTCTTCCAGCGCAGCGTCTTTGCCGGGGATAAAAGTTTGCGTCATGTTTTTCACTTTTTGACCGTACTAAAAACGCGCAATCATACGGGGTTTTGGCCGATAGCTCCATGTATTCCTAAAGCACAATATATGTCACAGTATTTGTGTGGATTTACCGGATAATTCAT carries:
- the ycaO gene encoding 30S ribosomal protein S12 methylthiotransferase accessory factor YcaO, producing MTQTFIPGKDAALEDSISRFQQKLSDLGFNIEEASWLNPVPHVWSVHIRDRDCPLCFTNGKGASKKAALASALGEYFERLSTNYFFADFYLGKEIANGEFVHYPNEKWFPIPADGSLPQGILDARLHAFYDPDKELNANDLVDLQSGNVERGICSLPFTRQSDLETVYIPMNIIGNLYVSNGMSAGNTANEARVQGLSEVFERYVKNRIIAESISLPEIPQEVLNRYPGVVEAIAKLEEEGFPILSYDASLGGAYPVICVVLFNPSNGTCFASFGAHPDFGVALERTVTELLQGRSLKDLDVFTAPTFDDEEVAEHTNLETHFIDSSGLISWDMFKQDADYPFVDWNFSGTTEEEFATLMAIFKQEDAEVYIADYEHLGVYACRILVPGMSDIYPAEDLLMANNTMGVHLRDTLLALPGTEWKPEQYLQLIEQLDDEGLDDFARVRELLGIASGKDNGWYTLRVGELKSMLALAGGDLEQALIWVEWTQDFNASVFTPEQANYYRCLQTLLLLTQEPDRDPAQYHGAFMKMYGQDAVDAASAALCGEVRFHGLFSIDPDLKALPAHQALLGAYEKLQAAKRRYWAKN